A genomic window from Salvelinus namaycush isolate Seneca chromosome 21, SaNama_1.0, whole genome shotgun sequence includes:
- the arntl2 gene encoding aryl hydrocarbon receptor nuclear translocator-like protein 2 isoform X4, with product MSARNAAAGGGDRATGEQTGDVLVEENQSHSVSLPSLMTPTSAAGMTSGMELPRKRKGSMDMEIKSASNLVADMKDEEDRSEGEDSQAKIKCFREPHSQIEKRRRDKMNNLIDELSAMIPTCNPMSRKLDKLTVLRMAVQHLKSLKGSTCSFAEANYKPSFLPDDELKHLILKAADGFLFVVGCDRGKIVFVSESINKTLNYSQTELIGQSLFDYIHPKDMGKVKEQLSASELYPRERLIDAKTGLQVQADLSVGAARLCPGARRSFFCRMKYHKISVKQEDKEFQSSTSKKKESEKYCTVHCTGYIRSWPTSQLGEEGGEGEADKDSSHFSCLVAVGRVHPHAASLVNGVNEVLVKATEFVTRYAMDGKFTFVDQRATTVLGYLPQELLGTSCYEYFHQDDLPHLAERHRKVLRSKEKIETNCYKFKTKHGSFVTLQSRMFSFINPWTKEVEYIVSTNTVISDHSPTDRSGNKAEQSNDGSKSLPIIPGISSASSTMIYAGSIGTQIANELLDYNRMNSSPSSGNVSPFTVLKDKSPLQLTLYSSNVPNGEVADLEMPGKSSSEEGEQQEHKRPQFPAGESLMVETSQLDMENVMDPGLGGLSNDEAAMAVIMSLLETDADLGEAVVMDEINWSL from the exons ATGTCGGCAAGGAATGCAGCGGCTGGCGGCGGTGACAGAGCGACAGGGGAACAGACAG GGGATGTGTTGGTGGAGGAAAACCAAAGCCATTCTGTCTCTCTGCCCAGCTTGATGACCCCCACCTCAGCCGCTGGCATGACCTCAGGAATGGAATTGCCCCGGAAACGCAAGGGAAGCATGGACAT GGAAATCAAATCGGCCTCCAATCTGGTTGCAGATATGAAAGATGAAGAAGACCG GTCTGAAGGGGAGGACTCTCAGGCTAAAATCAAATGCTTCAG GGAACCTCACAGCCAGATCGAGAAGCGGCGGCGGGACAAGATGAACAACCTGATCGACGAGCTGTCAGCCATGATTCCCACCTGTAACCCCATGTCCCGCAAGCTGGACAAACTCACTGTGCTCAGGATGGCTGTGCAGCACCTCAAATCCCTCAAAG GTTCCACCTGTTCCTTTGCTGAAGCCAATTATAAGCCTTCATTCCTCCCTGATGACGAGCTCAAACACCTCATTCTCAAGGCTGCAGATGGGTTCCTGTTCGTAGTGGGTTGTGATCGCGGAAAAATAGTCTTTGTCTCAGAGTCCATCAACAAGACACTGAATTACAGCCAG acagaactGATTGGACAGAGTCTCTTTGACTACATTCACCCAAAGGACATGGGGAAAGTAAAGGAGCAGCTCTCAGCTTCTGAGTTATACCCCCGCGAGAGACTAATAGATGCCAAAA CGGGCCTGCAGGTCCAGGCTGACCTCTCGGTTGGAGCAGCTCGGCTGTGTCCGGGCGCGCGACGCTCCTTCTTCTGCCGCATGAAGTACCACAAGATCTCAGTCAAACAGGAGGACAAGGAATTCCAGTCCAGCACATCGAAAAAGAAAG AGTCTGAGAAGTACTGCACTGTCCACTGCACGGGCTACATTCGCAGCTGGCCCACCAGTcagctgggagaggaggggggtgagggggaggCTGACAAGGACAGCTCCCACTTCAGCTGCCTGGTGGCCGTGGGCCGTGTCCACCCCCACGCCGCCTCTCTTGTCAACGGGGTCAACGAGGTCCTGGTCAAAGCAACGGAGTTCGTCACGCGCTACGCCATGGATGGCAAGTTCACCTTCGTCGACCAACG AGCCACCACTGTCCTAGGATACTTACCCCAGGAGCTGCTTGGAACGTCATGCTACGAATACTTCCATCAAGATGACTTGCCACATTTAGCAGAACGACATCGAAAAG TGCTGCGGAGTAAAGAGAAAATAGAGACAAATTGCTACAAATTCAAAACGAAACATGGCTCTTTTGTCACACTACAAAGTCGGATGTTTAGTTTCATAAATCCCTGGACCAAAGAAGTAGAATACATAGTGTCAACCAATACTGTCATATC TGACCACAGTCCAACAGACAGATCCGGGAACAAAGCAGAACAGTCAA ACGATGGCAGTAAGTCTCTTCCCATCATCCCGGGGATCTCCAGTGCTTCCAGTACCATGATCTATGCAGGGAGCATCGGGACCCAGATCGCTAATGAGCTGCTGGACTACAACAG GATGAACTCGTCCCCATCCAGTGGTAATGTCAGCCCCTTCACTGTGCTGAAGGACAAGTCTCCTCTGCAACTTACACTGTACAGCAGCAAC GTGCCAAATGGAGAGGTGGCAGACCTGGAGATGCCAGGGAAGTCCAGTTCAGAGGAAGGAGAACAACAAGAACACAAAAGACCACAATTCCCTGCAGGAGAATCACTCATGG TGGAAACTTCCCAGCTGGATATGGAGAATGTGATGGACCCTGGCCTGGGAGGCCTTAGTAATGACGAGGCGGCCATGGCAGTGATAATGAGCCTGCTGGAGACGGACGCCGACCTGGGCGAGGCCGTGGTCATGGATGAGATCAACTGGTCCCTCTGA
- the arntl2 gene encoding aryl hydrocarbon receptor nuclear translocator-like protein 2 isoform X1 — protein sequence MSARNAAAGGGDRATGEQTGDVLVEENQSHSVSLPSLMTPTSAAGMTSGMELPRKRKGSMDMEIKSASNLVADMKDEEDRSEGEDSQAKIKCFREPHSQIEKRRRDKMNNLIDELSAMIPTCNPMSRKLDKLTVLRMAVQHLKSLKGSTCSFAEANYKPSFLPDDELKHLILKAADGFLFVVGCDRGKIVFVSESINKTLNYSQTELIGQSLFDYIHPKDMGKVKEQLSASELYPRERLIDAKTGLQVQADLSVGAARLCPGARRSFFCRMKYHKISVKQEDKEFQSSTSKKKESEKYCTVHCTGYIRSWPTSQLGEEGGEGEADKDSSHFSCLVAVGRVHPHAASLVNGVNEVLVKATEFVTRYAMDGKFTFVDQRATTVLGYLPQELLGTSCYEYFHQDDLPHLAERHRKVLRSKEKIETNCYKFKTKHGSFVTLQSRMFSFINPWTKEVEYIVSTNTVISSDHSPTDRSGNKAEQSSNSKASEDDGSKSLPIIPGISSASSTMIYAGSIGTQIANELLDYNRMNSSPSSGNVSPFTVLKDKSPLQLTLYSSNVPNGEVADLEMPGKSSSEEGEQQEHKRPQFPAGESLMVETSQLDMENVMDPGLGGLSNDEAAMAVIMSLLETDADLGEAVVMDEINWSL from the exons ATGTCGGCAAGGAATGCAGCGGCTGGCGGCGGTGACAGAGCGACAGGGGAACAGACAG GGGATGTGTTGGTGGAGGAAAACCAAAGCCATTCTGTCTCTCTGCCCAGCTTGATGACCCCCACCTCAGCCGCTGGCATGACCTCAGGAATGGAATTGCCCCGGAAACGCAAGGGAAGCATGGACAT GGAAATCAAATCGGCCTCCAATCTGGTTGCAGATATGAAAGATGAAGAAGACCG GTCTGAAGGGGAGGACTCTCAGGCTAAAATCAAATGCTTCAG GGAACCTCACAGCCAGATCGAGAAGCGGCGGCGGGACAAGATGAACAACCTGATCGACGAGCTGTCAGCCATGATTCCCACCTGTAACCCCATGTCCCGCAAGCTGGACAAACTCACTGTGCTCAGGATGGCTGTGCAGCACCTCAAATCCCTCAAAG GTTCCACCTGTTCCTTTGCTGAAGCCAATTATAAGCCTTCATTCCTCCCTGATGACGAGCTCAAACACCTCATTCTCAAGGCTGCAGATGGGTTCCTGTTCGTAGTGGGTTGTGATCGCGGAAAAATAGTCTTTGTCTCAGAGTCCATCAACAAGACACTGAATTACAGCCAG acagaactGATTGGACAGAGTCTCTTTGACTACATTCACCCAAAGGACATGGGGAAAGTAAAGGAGCAGCTCTCAGCTTCTGAGTTATACCCCCGCGAGAGACTAATAGATGCCAAAA CGGGCCTGCAGGTCCAGGCTGACCTCTCGGTTGGAGCAGCTCGGCTGTGTCCGGGCGCGCGACGCTCCTTCTTCTGCCGCATGAAGTACCACAAGATCTCAGTCAAACAGGAGGACAAGGAATTCCAGTCCAGCACATCGAAAAAGAAAG AGTCTGAGAAGTACTGCACTGTCCACTGCACGGGCTACATTCGCAGCTGGCCCACCAGTcagctgggagaggaggggggtgagggggaggCTGACAAGGACAGCTCCCACTTCAGCTGCCTGGTGGCCGTGGGCCGTGTCCACCCCCACGCCGCCTCTCTTGTCAACGGGGTCAACGAGGTCCTGGTCAAAGCAACGGAGTTCGTCACGCGCTACGCCATGGATGGCAAGTTCACCTTCGTCGACCAACG AGCCACCACTGTCCTAGGATACTTACCCCAGGAGCTGCTTGGAACGTCATGCTACGAATACTTCCATCAAGATGACTTGCCACATTTAGCAGAACGACATCGAAAAG TGCTGCGGAGTAAAGAGAAAATAGAGACAAATTGCTACAAATTCAAAACGAAACATGGCTCTTTTGTCACACTACAAAGTCGGATGTTTAGTTTCATAAATCCCTGGACCAAAGAAGTAGAATACATAGTGTCAACCAATACTGTCATATC CAGTGACCACAGTCCAACAGACAGATCCGGGAACAAAGCAGAACAGTCAAGTAATTCCAAGGCTTCTGAAG ACGATGGCAGTAAGTCTCTTCCCATCATCCCGGGGATCTCCAGTGCTTCCAGTACCATGATCTATGCAGGGAGCATCGGGACCCAGATCGCTAATGAGCTGCTGGACTACAACAG GATGAACTCGTCCCCATCCAGTGGTAATGTCAGCCCCTTCACTGTGCTGAAGGACAAGTCTCCTCTGCAACTTACACTGTACAGCAGCAAC GTGCCAAATGGAGAGGTGGCAGACCTGGAGATGCCAGGGAAGTCCAGTTCAGAGGAAGGAGAACAACAAGAACACAAAAGACCACAATTCCCTGCAGGAGAATCACTCATGG TGGAAACTTCCCAGCTGGATATGGAGAATGTGATGGACCCTGGCCTGGGAGGCCTTAGTAATGACGAGGCGGCCATGGCAGTGATAATGAGCCTGCTGGAGACGGACGCCGACCTGGGCGAGGCCGTGGTCATGGATGAGATCAACTGGTCCCTCTGA
- the arntl2 gene encoding aryl hydrocarbon receptor nuclear translocator-like protein 2 isoform X3, whose translation MSARNAAAGGGDRATGEQTGDVLVEENQSHSVSLPSLMTPTSAAGMTSGMELPRKRKGSMDMEIKSASNLVADMKDEEDRSEGEDSQAKIKCFREPHSQIEKRRRDKMNNLIDELSAMIPTCNPMSRKLDKLTVLRMAVQHLKSLKGSTCSFAEANYKPSFLPDDELKHLILKAADGFLFVVGCDRGKIVFVSESINKTLNYSQTELIGQSLFDYIHPKDMGKVKEQLSASELYPRERLIDAKTGLQVQADLSVGAARLCPGARRSFFCRMKYHKISVKQEDKEFQSSTSKKKESEKYCTVHCTGYIRSWPTSQLGEEGGEGEADKDSSHFSCLVAVGRVHPHAASLVNGVNEVLVKATEFVTRYAMDGKFTFVDQRATTVLGYLPQELLGTSCYEYFHQDDLPHLAERHRKVLRSKEKIETNCYKFKTKHGSFVTLQSRMFSFINPWTKEVEYIVSTNTVISSDHSPTDRSGNKAEQSNDGSKSLPIIPGISSASSTMIYAGSIGTQIANELLDYNRMNSSPSSGNVSPFTVLKDKSPLQLTLYSSNVPNGEVADLEMPGKSSSEEGEQQEHKRPQFPAGESLMVETSQLDMENVMDPGLGGLSNDEAAMAVIMSLLETDADLGEAVVMDEINWSL comes from the exons ATGTCGGCAAGGAATGCAGCGGCTGGCGGCGGTGACAGAGCGACAGGGGAACAGACAG GGGATGTGTTGGTGGAGGAAAACCAAAGCCATTCTGTCTCTCTGCCCAGCTTGATGACCCCCACCTCAGCCGCTGGCATGACCTCAGGAATGGAATTGCCCCGGAAACGCAAGGGAAGCATGGACAT GGAAATCAAATCGGCCTCCAATCTGGTTGCAGATATGAAAGATGAAGAAGACCG GTCTGAAGGGGAGGACTCTCAGGCTAAAATCAAATGCTTCAG GGAACCTCACAGCCAGATCGAGAAGCGGCGGCGGGACAAGATGAACAACCTGATCGACGAGCTGTCAGCCATGATTCCCACCTGTAACCCCATGTCCCGCAAGCTGGACAAACTCACTGTGCTCAGGATGGCTGTGCAGCACCTCAAATCCCTCAAAG GTTCCACCTGTTCCTTTGCTGAAGCCAATTATAAGCCTTCATTCCTCCCTGATGACGAGCTCAAACACCTCATTCTCAAGGCTGCAGATGGGTTCCTGTTCGTAGTGGGTTGTGATCGCGGAAAAATAGTCTTTGTCTCAGAGTCCATCAACAAGACACTGAATTACAGCCAG acagaactGATTGGACAGAGTCTCTTTGACTACATTCACCCAAAGGACATGGGGAAAGTAAAGGAGCAGCTCTCAGCTTCTGAGTTATACCCCCGCGAGAGACTAATAGATGCCAAAA CGGGCCTGCAGGTCCAGGCTGACCTCTCGGTTGGAGCAGCTCGGCTGTGTCCGGGCGCGCGACGCTCCTTCTTCTGCCGCATGAAGTACCACAAGATCTCAGTCAAACAGGAGGACAAGGAATTCCAGTCCAGCACATCGAAAAAGAAAG AGTCTGAGAAGTACTGCACTGTCCACTGCACGGGCTACATTCGCAGCTGGCCCACCAGTcagctgggagaggaggggggtgagggggaggCTGACAAGGACAGCTCCCACTTCAGCTGCCTGGTGGCCGTGGGCCGTGTCCACCCCCACGCCGCCTCTCTTGTCAACGGGGTCAACGAGGTCCTGGTCAAAGCAACGGAGTTCGTCACGCGCTACGCCATGGATGGCAAGTTCACCTTCGTCGACCAACG AGCCACCACTGTCCTAGGATACTTACCCCAGGAGCTGCTTGGAACGTCATGCTACGAATACTTCCATCAAGATGACTTGCCACATTTAGCAGAACGACATCGAAAAG TGCTGCGGAGTAAAGAGAAAATAGAGACAAATTGCTACAAATTCAAAACGAAACATGGCTCTTTTGTCACACTACAAAGTCGGATGTTTAGTTTCATAAATCCCTGGACCAAAGAAGTAGAATACATAGTGTCAACCAATACTGTCATATC CAGTGACCACAGTCCAACAGACAGATCCGGGAACAAAGCAGAACAGTCAA ACGATGGCAGTAAGTCTCTTCCCATCATCCCGGGGATCTCCAGTGCTTCCAGTACCATGATCTATGCAGGGAGCATCGGGACCCAGATCGCTAATGAGCTGCTGGACTACAACAG GATGAACTCGTCCCCATCCAGTGGTAATGTCAGCCCCTTCACTGTGCTGAAGGACAAGTCTCCTCTGCAACTTACACTGTACAGCAGCAAC GTGCCAAATGGAGAGGTGGCAGACCTGGAGATGCCAGGGAAGTCCAGTTCAGAGGAAGGAGAACAACAAGAACACAAAAGACCACAATTCCCTGCAGGAGAATCACTCATGG TGGAAACTTCCCAGCTGGATATGGAGAATGTGATGGACCCTGGCCTGGGAGGCCTTAGTAATGACGAGGCGGCCATGGCAGTGATAATGAGCCTGCTGGAGACGGACGCCGACCTGGGCGAGGCCGTGGTCATGGATGAGATCAACTGGTCCCTCTGA
- the arntl2 gene encoding aryl hydrocarbon receptor nuclear translocator-like protein 2 isoform X2, which produces MSARNAAAGGGDRATGEQTGDVLVEENQSHSVSLPSLMTPTSAAGMTSGMELPRKRKGSMDMEIKSASNLVADMKDEEDRSEGEDSQAKIKCFREPHSQIEKRRRDKMNNLIDELSAMIPTCNPMSRKLDKLTVLRMAVQHLKSLKGSTCSFAEANYKPSFLPDDELKHLILKAADGFLFVVGCDRGKIVFVSESINKTLNYSQTELIGQSLFDYIHPKDMGKVKEQLSASELYPRERLIDAKTGLQVQADLSVGAARLCPGARRSFFCRMKYHKISVKQEDKEFQSSTSKKKESEKYCTVHCTGYIRSWPTSQLGEEGGEGEADKDSSHFSCLVAVGRVHPHAASLVNGVNEVLVKATEFVTRYAMDGKFTFVDQRATTVLGYLPQELLGTSCYEYFHQDDLPHLAERHRKVLRSKEKIETNCYKFKTKHGSFVTLQSRMFSFINPWTKEVEYIVSTNTVISDHSPTDRSGNKAEQSSNSKASEDDGSKSLPIIPGISSASSTMIYAGSIGTQIANELLDYNRMNSSPSSGNVSPFTVLKDKSPLQLTLYSSNVPNGEVADLEMPGKSSSEEGEQQEHKRPQFPAGESLMVETSQLDMENVMDPGLGGLSNDEAAMAVIMSLLETDADLGEAVVMDEINWSL; this is translated from the exons ATGTCGGCAAGGAATGCAGCGGCTGGCGGCGGTGACAGAGCGACAGGGGAACAGACAG GGGATGTGTTGGTGGAGGAAAACCAAAGCCATTCTGTCTCTCTGCCCAGCTTGATGACCCCCACCTCAGCCGCTGGCATGACCTCAGGAATGGAATTGCCCCGGAAACGCAAGGGAAGCATGGACAT GGAAATCAAATCGGCCTCCAATCTGGTTGCAGATATGAAAGATGAAGAAGACCG GTCTGAAGGGGAGGACTCTCAGGCTAAAATCAAATGCTTCAG GGAACCTCACAGCCAGATCGAGAAGCGGCGGCGGGACAAGATGAACAACCTGATCGACGAGCTGTCAGCCATGATTCCCACCTGTAACCCCATGTCCCGCAAGCTGGACAAACTCACTGTGCTCAGGATGGCTGTGCAGCACCTCAAATCCCTCAAAG GTTCCACCTGTTCCTTTGCTGAAGCCAATTATAAGCCTTCATTCCTCCCTGATGACGAGCTCAAACACCTCATTCTCAAGGCTGCAGATGGGTTCCTGTTCGTAGTGGGTTGTGATCGCGGAAAAATAGTCTTTGTCTCAGAGTCCATCAACAAGACACTGAATTACAGCCAG acagaactGATTGGACAGAGTCTCTTTGACTACATTCACCCAAAGGACATGGGGAAAGTAAAGGAGCAGCTCTCAGCTTCTGAGTTATACCCCCGCGAGAGACTAATAGATGCCAAAA CGGGCCTGCAGGTCCAGGCTGACCTCTCGGTTGGAGCAGCTCGGCTGTGTCCGGGCGCGCGACGCTCCTTCTTCTGCCGCATGAAGTACCACAAGATCTCAGTCAAACAGGAGGACAAGGAATTCCAGTCCAGCACATCGAAAAAGAAAG AGTCTGAGAAGTACTGCACTGTCCACTGCACGGGCTACATTCGCAGCTGGCCCACCAGTcagctgggagaggaggggggtgagggggaggCTGACAAGGACAGCTCCCACTTCAGCTGCCTGGTGGCCGTGGGCCGTGTCCACCCCCACGCCGCCTCTCTTGTCAACGGGGTCAACGAGGTCCTGGTCAAAGCAACGGAGTTCGTCACGCGCTACGCCATGGATGGCAAGTTCACCTTCGTCGACCAACG AGCCACCACTGTCCTAGGATACTTACCCCAGGAGCTGCTTGGAACGTCATGCTACGAATACTTCCATCAAGATGACTTGCCACATTTAGCAGAACGACATCGAAAAG TGCTGCGGAGTAAAGAGAAAATAGAGACAAATTGCTACAAATTCAAAACGAAACATGGCTCTTTTGTCACACTACAAAGTCGGATGTTTAGTTTCATAAATCCCTGGACCAAAGAAGTAGAATACATAGTGTCAACCAATACTGTCATATC TGACCACAGTCCAACAGACAGATCCGGGAACAAAGCAGAACAGTCAAGTAATTCCAAGGCTTCTGAAG ACGATGGCAGTAAGTCTCTTCCCATCATCCCGGGGATCTCCAGTGCTTCCAGTACCATGATCTATGCAGGGAGCATCGGGACCCAGATCGCTAATGAGCTGCTGGACTACAACAG GATGAACTCGTCCCCATCCAGTGGTAATGTCAGCCCCTTCACTGTGCTGAAGGACAAGTCTCCTCTGCAACTTACACTGTACAGCAGCAAC GTGCCAAATGGAGAGGTGGCAGACCTGGAGATGCCAGGGAAGTCCAGTTCAGAGGAAGGAGAACAACAAGAACACAAAAGACCACAATTCCCTGCAGGAGAATCACTCATGG TGGAAACTTCCCAGCTGGATATGGAGAATGTGATGGACCCTGGCCTGGGAGGCCTTAGTAATGACGAGGCGGCCATGGCAGTGATAATGAGCCTGCTGGAGACGGACGCCGACCTGGGCGAGGCCGTGGTCATGGATGAGATCAACTGGTCCCTCTGA
- the arntl2 gene encoding aryl hydrocarbon receptor nuclear translocator-like protein 2 isoform X5 — MSARNAAAGGGDRATGEQTGDVLVEENQSHSVSLPSLMTPTSAAGMTSGMELPRKRKGSMDMSEGEDSQAKIKCFREPHSQIEKRRRDKMNNLIDELSAMIPTCNPMSRKLDKLTVLRMAVQHLKSLKGSTCSFAEANYKPSFLPDDELKHLILKAADGFLFVVGCDRGKIVFVSESINKTLNYSQTELIGQSLFDYIHPKDMGKVKEQLSASELYPRERLIDAKTGLQVQADLSVGAARLCPGARRSFFCRMKYHKISVKQEDKEFQSSTSKKKESEKYCTVHCTGYIRSWPTSQLGEEGGEGEADKDSSHFSCLVAVGRVHPHAASLVNGVNEVLVKATEFVTRYAMDGKFTFVDQRATTVLGYLPQELLGTSCYEYFHQDDLPHLAERHRKVLRSKEKIETNCYKFKTKHGSFVTLQSRMFSFINPWTKEVEYIVSTNTVISSDHSPTDRSGNKAEQSSNSKASEDDGSKSLPIIPGISSASSTMIYAGSIGTQIANELLDYNRMNSSPSSGNVSPFTVLKDKSPLQLTLYSSNVPNGEVADLEMPGKSSSEEGEQQEHKRPQFPAGESLMVETSQLDMENVMDPGLGGLSNDEAAMAVIMSLLETDADLGEAVVMDEINWSL; from the exons ATGTCGGCAAGGAATGCAGCGGCTGGCGGCGGTGACAGAGCGACAGGGGAACAGACAG GGGATGTGTTGGTGGAGGAAAACCAAAGCCATTCTGTCTCTCTGCCCAGCTTGATGACCCCCACCTCAGCCGCTGGCATGACCTCAGGAATGGAATTGCCCCGGAAACGCAAGGGAAGCATGGACAT GTCTGAAGGGGAGGACTCTCAGGCTAAAATCAAATGCTTCAG GGAACCTCACAGCCAGATCGAGAAGCGGCGGCGGGACAAGATGAACAACCTGATCGACGAGCTGTCAGCCATGATTCCCACCTGTAACCCCATGTCCCGCAAGCTGGACAAACTCACTGTGCTCAGGATGGCTGTGCAGCACCTCAAATCCCTCAAAG GTTCCACCTGTTCCTTTGCTGAAGCCAATTATAAGCCTTCATTCCTCCCTGATGACGAGCTCAAACACCTCATTCTCAAGGCTGCAGATGGGTTCCTGTTCGTAGTGGGTTGTGATCGCGGAAAAATAGTCTTTGTCTCAGAGTCCATCAACAAGACACTGAATTACAGCCAG acagaactGATTGGACAGAGTCTCTTTGACTACATTCACCCAAAGGACATGGGGAAAGTAAAGGAGCAGCTCTCAGCTTCTGAGTTATACCCCCGCGAGAGACTAATAGATGCCAAAA CGGGCCTGCAGGTCCAGGCTGACCTCTCGGTTGGAGCAGCTCGGCTGTGTCCGGGCGCGCGACGCTCCTTCTTCTGCCGCATGAAGTACCACAAGATCTCAGTCAAACAGGAGGACAAGGAATTCCAGTCCAGCACATCGAAAAAGAAAG AGTCTGAGAAGTACTGCACTGTCCACTGCACGGGCTACATTCGCAGCTGGCCCACCAGTcagctgggagaggaggggggtgagggggaggCTGACAAGGACAGCTCCCACTTCAGCTGCCTGGTGGCCGTGGGCCGTGTCCACCCCCACGCCGCCTCTCTTGTCAACGGGGTCAACGAGGTCCTGGTCAAAGCAACGGAGTTCGTCACGCGCTACGCCATGGATGGCAAGTTCACCTTCGTCGACCAACG AGCCACCACTGTCCTAGGATACTTACCCCAGGAGCTGCTTGGAACGTCATGCTACGAATACTTCCATCAAGATGACTTGCCACATTTAGCAGAACGACATCGAAAAG TGCTGCGGAGTAAAGAGAAAATAGAGACAAATTGCTACAAATTCAAAACGAAACATGGCTCTTTTGTCACACTACAAAGTCGGATGTTTAGTTTCATAAATCCCTGGACCAAAGAAGTAGAATACATAGTGTCAACCAATACTGTCATATC CAGTGACCACAGTCCAACAGACAGATCCGGGAACAAAGCAGAACAGTCAAGTAATTCCAAGGCTTCTGAAG ACGATGGCAGTAAGTCTCTTCCCATCATCCCGGGGATCTCCAGTGCTTCCAGTACCATGATCTATGCAGGGAGCATCGGGACCCAGATCGCTAATGAGCTGCTGGACTACAACAG GATGAACTCGTCCCCATCCAGTGGTAATGTCAGCCCCTTCACTGTGCTGAAGGACAAGTCTCCTCTGCAACTTACACTGTACAGCAGCAAC GTGCCAAATGGAGAGGTGGCAGACCTGGAGATGCCAGGGAAGTCCAGTTCAGAGGAAGGAGAACAACAAGAACACAAAAGACCACAATTCCCTGCAGGAGAATCACTCATGG TGGAAACTTCCCAGCTGGATATGGAGAATGTGATGGACCCTGGCCTGGGAGGCCTTAGTAATGACGAGGCGGCCATGGCAGTGATAATGAGCCTGCTGGAGACGGACGCCGACCTGGGCGAGGCCGTGGTCATGGATGAGATCAACTGGTCCCTCTGA